The Calliphora vicina chromosome 3, idCalVici1.1, whole genome shotgun sequence genome contains a region encoding:
- the LOC135954478 gene encoding adult-specific cuticular protein ACP-20-like: MRVLSICCVLLAACSVSLAGYAHGGLGLGGGSSYTVVTKHEEPIHSIKYEVPIHTIKLDGGHLGHLGGGGLGVVGHYGGHLDQGLVHGYAHIDKHDYPHKYPKYQFDYGVKDLKTGDIKNQWEHRDGGLVKGGYSLKESDGTTRVVEYSADDHNGFNAVVKKIGHAHHPQVYAKHHGYANGLEHGLYGGGYGYDHGHGHGHATSYVNVKQL, translated from the exons atgcgTGTCTTAAGTATTTGCTGTGTTTTGTTGGCTGCCTGCAGTGTATCATTGGCTGGTTATGCCCATGGTGGTCTTGGCCTAGGTGGAGGCAGCAGTTATACCGTGGTAACCAAACATGAAGAACCCATACATTCCATTAAATATGAAGTACCCATACACACGATTAAATTGGATGGCGGACATTTGGGTCATTTGGGTGGAGGTGGTTTGGGCGTAGTTGGCCATTATGGTGGCCACTTGGACCAGGGTCTTGTTCATGGTTATGCTCATATCGACAAACATGATTATCCTCACAAATATCCCAAATATCAATTTGATTATGGTGTAAAGGATTTGAAAACAGGCGATATTAAGAATCAATGGGAACACAGAGATGGAGGTCTTGTCAaag GTGGCTACTCCCTAAAAGAATCTGATGGCACTACTCGTGTGGTTGAATACTCTGCTGATGATCATAATGGTTTCAATGCCGTTGTCAAGAAGATCGGTCATGCTCATCATCCCCAAGTCTATGCTAAACATCATGGTTATGCCAATGGTTTGGAACATGGTCTATATGGTGGTGGTTATGGTTATGATCATGGTCATGGCCATGGTCATGCTACCAGTTACGTGAATGTTAAACAATTGTAA